In one window of Pseudomonas putida DNA:
- a CDS encoding RNA polymerase sigma factor, with the protein MSEPDLDEAGGRARFLQVFLAQRGRMEALVSRRVGCRATASDLVQELFLRFWRRPAVKVEALDTYLLRCAGNLAIDHLRSEGSRGRFTEGLSISDEALSAQAPEQALEVDHDLRRIEQALRALPERTRQIFLLNRIHGCKYGEIAKAMQVSQSAVEKHMMRALEACKASVAEPATPLRRPGSDRR; encoded by the coding sequence GTGAGCGAGCCCGACCTCGACGAGGCCGGTGGCCGGGCGCGCTTCCTGCAGGTGTTCCTGGCCCAGCGCGGGCGCATGGAGGCGCTGGTCAGCCGGCGCGTTGGCTGTCGTGCCACGGCCTCGGACCTGGTCCAGGAACTGTTCCTGCGCTTCTGGCGTCGGCCTGCGGTCAAGGTCGAGGCGCTCGACACCTACCTCTTGCGCTGCGCCGGCAACCTGGCGATCGACCACCTGCGCAGCGAAGGCAGTCGCGGTCGGTTCACCGAAGGGCTGTCGATCAGCGACGAGGCGCTCTCGGCCCAGGCGCCAGAGCAGGCGCTGGAGGTCGATCACGATCTGCGCCGCATCGAGCAGGCCCTGCGCGCCTTGCCGGAACGTACGCGACAGATCTTCCTGCTCAACCGCATCCACGGCTGCAAGTACGGCGAGATCGCCAAGGCCATGCAGGTGTCCCAGAGTGCGGTGGAAAAGCATATGATGCGCGCCCTCGAAGCGTGCAAGGCGAGTGT